The following coding sequences are from one Bos mutus isolate GX-2022 chromosome 22, NWIPB_WYAK_1.1, whole genome shotgun sequence window:
- the CABP2 gene encoding calcium-binding protein 2 isoform X2 produces the protein MGNCAKRPRHRAPKDRELRPEEIEELQAAFQEFDRDRDGYIGYQELGACMRTLGYMPTEMELIEISQQISMCGGKVDFEDFVELMGPKLLAETADMIGVRELRDAFREFDTNGDGCISLGELRAALKALLGERLSQREVDEILRDIDLNGDGLVDFEEFVRMMSR, from the exons ATGGGAAACTGTGCCAAGCGGCCCCGGCACCGGGCGCCTAAG GACCGGGAGCTGCGGCCAGAGGAGATTGAAG AGCTGCAGGCCGCCTTCCAGGAGTTTGACAGAGACCGGGACGGCTACATCGGCTACCAGGAGCTTGGGGCCTGCATGCGGACGCTGGGCTACATGCCCACCGAGATGGAGCTCATCGAGATCTCCCAGCAAATCAGTATGT GTGGCGGGAAGGTGGACTTTGAAGACTTTGTGGAGCTGATGGGCCCCAAGCTGCTAGCGGAGACCGCGGACATGATCGGCGTCCGGGAGCTGCGGGACGCCTTCCGGGAG TTCGACACCAACGGGGACGGCTGCATCAGCCTGGGTGAGCTCCGGGCGGCCCTGAAGGCCCTGCTGGGAGAGCGGCTCAGCCAGCGGGAGGTGGACGAGATCCTCCGCGACATTGACCTCAACGGGGACGGCCTGGTGGACTTCGAAG
- the CABP2 gene encoding calcium-binding protein 2 isoform X1, whose protein sequence is MVQGPMGNCAKRPRHRAPKDRWQWPGSPPGGSRHGLGPSPSPEEPGAPGPGVQGYSVLSSVVGPACIFLRPSIAATQLDRELRPEEIEELQAAFQEFDRDRDGYIGYQELGACMRTLGYMPTEMELIEISQQISGGKVDFEDFVELMGPKLLAETADMIGVRELRDAFREFDTNGDGCISLGELRAALKALLGERLSQREVDEILRDIDLNGDGLVDFEEFVRMMSR, encoded by the exons ATGGTTCAAGGGCCCATGGGAAACTGTGCCAAGCGGCCCCGGCACCGGGCGCCTAAG GACCGCTGGCAGTGGCCTGGCTCCCCCCCAGGGGGGTCCCGCCATGGCCTGGGCCCCAGCCCCAGTCCCGAGGAGCCGGGGGCCCCTGGGCCGGGCGTCCAGGGCTACTCCGTGCTCAGCAGCGTGGTGGGGCCCGCCTGCATCTTTCTGCGGCCCAGCATCGCCGCCACCCAGCTC GACCGGGAGCTGCGGCCAGAGGAGATTGAAG AGCTGCAGGCCGCCTTCCAGGAGTTTGACAGAGACCGGGACGGCTACATCGGCTACCAGGAGCTTGGGGCCTGCATGCGGACGCTGGGCTACATGCCCACCGAGATGGAGCTCATCGAGATCTCCCAGCAAATCA GTGGCGGGAAGGTGGACTTTGAAGACTTTGTGGAGCTGATGGGCCCCAAGCTGCTAGCGGAGACCGCGGACATGATCGGCGTCCGGGAGCTGCGGGACGCCTTCCGGGAG TTCGACACCAACGGGGACGGCTGCATCAGCCTGGGTGAGCTCCGGGCGGCCCTGAAGGCCCTGCTGGGAGAGCGGCTCAGCCAGCGGGAGGTGGACGAGATCCTCCGCGACATTGACCTCAACGGGGACGGCCTGGTGGACTTCGAAG
- the LOC102271929 gene encoding glutathione S-transferase P isoform X1, producing the protein MPPYTIVYFPTRGRCEALRMLLADQDQSWKEEVVTKESWLQGPLKASCLYGQLPKFQDGDLTLYQSNAILRHLGRSFGLYGTDEREAALVDMVNDGLEDLRRHCGHLIHHKREEDKAQYVQELPVHLQPFETLLSQNQGGQAFIVGDQISFADYNLLDLLLNHQVLVPGCLDPFPLLSAYVARLSARPKLKAFLASPEHVNRPIFGSRKI; encoded by the exons A TGCCGCCCTACACCATCGTCTACTTCCCGACCCGAG ggcgcTGCGAGGCCCTGCGCATGCTGCTAGCCGACCAGGACCAGAGCTGGAAGGAGGAGGTGGTCACTAAGGAGAGCTGGCTGCAGGGCCCACTCAAGGCCTCCTGC ctgTACGGGCAGCTCCCCAAGTTCCAGGATGGAGACCTCACCCTGTACCAGTCCAATGCCATCCTGAGACACCTGGGCCGCTCCTTTG GGCTCTACGGCACAGACGAGCGGGAGGCGGCGCTGGTGGACATGGTGAACGACGGCCTGGAAGACCTCCGCAGGCACTGCGGCCACCTCATTCACCACAAGCGC GAGGAGGACAAAGCCCAATATGTTCAGGAGCTGCCGGTGCACCTGCAGCCTTTCGAGACCCTCCTGTCCCAGAATCAGGGGGGCCAGGCCTTCATTGTGGGCGACCAG ATCTCCTTCGCCGACTACAACCTGCTGGACCTGCTGCTCAATCATCAGGTGCTGGTCCCCGGCTGCCTGGACCCCTTCCCCCTGCTCTCAGCCTACGTGGCCCGCCTCAGCGCCCGGCCCAAGCTCAAGGCCTTCCTGGCCTCCCCGGAGCATGTGAACCGTCCCATCTTTGGAAGCCGCAAAATATGA
- the LOC102271929 gene encoding glutathione S-transferase P isoform X2, producing the protein MLLADQDQSWKEEVVTKESWLQGPLKASCLYGQLPKFQDGDLTLYQSNAILRHLGRSFGLYGTDEREAALVDMVNDGLEDLRRHCGHLIHHKREEDKAQYVQELPVHLQPFETLLSQNQGGQAFIVGDQISFADYNLLDLLLNHQVLVPGCLDPFPLLSAYVARLSARPKLKAFLASPEHVNRPIFGSRKI; encoded by the exons ATGCTGCTAGCCGACCAGGACCAGAGCTGGAAGGAGGAGGTGGTCACTAAGGAGAGCTGGCTGCAGGGCCCACTCAAGGCCTCCTGC ctgTACGGGCAGCTCCCCAAGTTCCAGGATGGAGACCTCACCCTGTACCAGTCCAATGCCATCCTGAGACACCTGGGCCGCTCCTTTG GGCTCTACGGCACAGACGAGCGGGAGGCGGCGCTGGTGGACATGGTGAACGACGGCCTGGAAGACCTCCGCAGGCACTGCGGCCACCTCATTCACCACAAGCGC GAGGAGGACAAAGCCCAATATGTTCAGGAGCTGCCGGTGCACCTGCAGCCTTTCGAGACCCTCCTGTCCCAGAATCAGGGGGGCCAGGCCTTCATTGTGGGCGACCAG ATCTCCTTCGCCGACTACAACCTGCTGGACCTGCTGCTCAATCATCAGGTGCTGGTCCCCGGCTGCCTGGACCCCTTCCCCCTGCTCTCAGCCTACGTGGCCCGCCTCAGCGCCCGGCCCAAGCTCAAGGCCTTCCTGGCCTCCCCGGAGCATGTGAACCGTCCCATCTTTGGAAGCCGCAAAATATGA